The following coding sequences are from one Haploplasma axanthum window:
- a CDS encoding carbohydrate ABC transporter permease, protein MKTKSYLKAIASGFIWGLGQLFNKQFIKALFFFVIFASFITIELATSKYFYKESFDNELAFSKIPGEDFGDSWFERMPFVYYQYLNDAKASEKASFKNENFENFLTEIGVVFAEVNGEMIPLNGTEKNFTEKEAIRFFAEEFKRTSFKKYTNLTTNEVIHSEDFNLDGFNYLRTNEVLYLDSLTNKFYVEKQIVTDEGVNEKEYVETNLLTDKKIENPSVLKDNKDLITIEKKNDFYKGSDNNYYLRVIEKVVEDGKIEQNTKYLLLNQNDNLIYSSPENTLTKVTVLGPMYINDKTIYEYYEPALVHNGYRMQYNDSTIMKTFKKMMQSTFLVPGNQYTSTDFERLMLMISFEINPEVKEEFIKYYNNFFYDRAGMFVKGYWSVVTLGSAKKQNYTSYMALSNAMIGDANSTDNLNQYINLVESIPIQGHISTMLLIEGLIAVLLSLFFIIFMVWSIKDAYKVSEQKRLQEEVENDRKYFKSVWENGFEYIVLSPAVFVLAFISIMPILFGFLIAFTSIKGNQSMVENFSYVGFENFIALFNFNTGLGASFGKAFWSVLGWTIVWAVLSTFTVFFGGFIQALILNSEKVVFRKLWRTILILPWAIPALLSQMVFSVMFKETGFINQLLMNIGVYDLFTNIGILGKSYSEVSGFVKFFWLGNDNIQWFTNPYNITFVRATLVVVNIWLGFPYFMALMTGIMTAIDKNLYEAADIDGATGLQKLTKITIPLVLYSTAPILIMSFSGNFNNFGVIYFITGGGPNSGLASRGYAGSTDILISWMYKLTVDYSVYNMASVFSVLVFLVVGSVTAWNLSRTRAFKED, encoded by the coding sequence ATGAAAACAAAAAGTTATTTAAAAGCTATAGCATCAGGATTTATATGGGGATTAGGTCAATTATTTAATAAACAGTTTATTAAAGCATTGTTCTTTTTTGTTATATTTGCAAGTTTTATTACAATCGAACTTGCAACAAGTAAATATTTCTATAAAGAAAGTTTTGATAATGAATTAGCATTTAGTAAAATTCCGGGAGAAGATTTTGGAGATTCTTGGTTTGAAAGAATGCCATTCGTTTACTATCAATATTTAAATGATGCTAAAGCATCAGAAAAAGCAAGTTTTAAAAATGAAAACTTTGAAAACTTTTTGACAGAAATAGGAGTTGTTTTTGCTGAAGTTAATGGTGAAATGATTCCTTTAAACGGAACAGAAAAGAATTTCACTGAGAAAGAAGCAATTAGATTTTTTGCTGAAGAATTTAAAAGAACAAGTTTTAAGAAGTATACAAATCTAACAACAAACGAAGTAATTCATTCTGAAGATTTCAATTTGGATGGCTTTAATTATTTAAGAACAAATGAAGTGTTGTATTTAGATTCATTAACAAATAAATTTTACGTTGAAAAACAAATAGTAACAGATGAAGGCGTTAATGAGAAAGAATATGTTGAAACAAACTTATTAACAGATAAAAAAATAGAAAATCCATCAGTTTTAAAAGATAATAAAGATTTAATTACTATTGAAAAGAAAAATGATTTTTATAAAGGTAGTGATAATAACTATTATCTAAGAGTTATTGAAAAAGTTGTTGAAGATGGGAAAATAGAACAAAATACTAAGTATTTATTATTGAATCAAAATGATAATTTGATATACTCAAGTCCGGAAAATACGTTAACTAAAGTAACAGTTTTAGGACCAATGTATATAAATGATAAAACTATATATGAATATTATGAACCAGCACTTGTTCATAATGGTTATAGAATGCAATATAATGATTCAACAATAATGAAGACATTTAAAAAAATGATGCAATCAACTTTTTTAGTTCCAGGAAATCAATACACATCAACAGATTTTGAAAGATTAATGTTAATGATAAGTTTTGAAATAAATCCGGAAGTTAAAGAAGAATTTATAAAATATTATAATAATTTCTTTTATGATCGAGCAGGAATGTTTGTAAAAGGATACTGGTCTGTTGTTACACTTGGAAGTGCTAAGAAGCAAAATTATACAAGTTATATGGCATTAAGTAATGCAATGATTGGAGATGCTAATTCAACAGATAATTTAAATCAATATATCAATTTAGTTGAAAGTATTCCAATTCAAGGACATATATCAACTATGTTACTTATTGAAGGATTGATAGCTGTCTTATTATCATTATTCTTCATTATATTTATGGTATGGTCGATAAAAGATGCATATAAAGTGTCAGAACAAAAACGACTCCAAGAAGAAGTTGAAAATGATCGTAAATACTTTAAATCAGTTTGGGAAAATGGTTTTGAATATATTGTATTATCACCAGCTGTTTTTGTATTAGCATTTATTTCAATAATGCCAATTTTATTTGGATTTTTAATTGCATTTACTTCAATTAAAGGTAATCAATCAATGGTTGAAAACTTTAGTTATGTTGGATTTGAGAACTTTATTGCATTATTTAATTTTAACACTGGATTAGGTGCATCATTTGGTAAAGCATTCTGGAGTGTTTTAGGTTGGACAATAGTTTGGGCAGTTTTATCAACCTTTACAGTTTTCTTTGGTGGATTCATTCAAGCGTTAATATTAAATAGTGAAAAAGTAGTTTTTCGAAAACTATGGAGAACAATTTTAATCTTACCATGGGCGATTCCAGCATTATTATCTCAAATGGTATTTTCAGTTATGTTTAAAGAAACTGGCTTTATTAATCAATTGCTAATGAATATTGGTGTTTATGATTTATTTACAAATATTGGAATATTAGGAAAATCATATTCGGAAGTTAGTGGTTTTGTAAAATTTTTCTGGCTAGGTAATGATAATATTCAATGGTTTACAAATCCTTATAATATTACATTCGTGAGAGCAACATTAGTTGTAGTTAATATTTGGTTAGGATTCCCATACTTTATGGCGTTAATGACTGGTATTATGACTGCAATTGATAAGAATCTATATGAAGCTGCAGATATTGATGGAGCAACAGGGTTACAAAAACTCACTAAAATTACGATACCATTAGTTTTATATTCAACCGCCCCCATACTGATAATGTCATTCTCGGGGAATTTTAATAACTTTGGGGTTATTTACTTTATTACCGGCGGTGGACCGAATAGTGGATTAGCATCACGAGGTTATGCCGGATCAACCGACATATTAATTTCGTGGATGTATAAACTAACGGTGGATTATAGTGTTTATAACATGGCTTCAGTGTTTTCTGTACTTGTATTTCTAGTAGTTGGATCAGTAACTGCGTGGAACTTATCAAGAACAAGAGCATTTAAGGAGGACTAA
- a CDS encoding pullulanase-associated domain-containing protein, whose product MKKFLCVLLMAISSVLLVQTVSVRAEGKGNLVIHFQKLDGEYEDVGLNTWGIGADTWAEGIKGPTALSEKTKTDDFGIFWELNDVPVRSEGSMGFQAVGFDNVGQETEVQNWSRKYANHEIQNSVVVADKTVHIYVFEGSNTRTNEEKDADGESTYIVANPDKQGIVIVYYDPTNSYEENLGVHSDGFEASSNAVGWNNPLKIFNNAGKSTVGTFIKAGILYYEDLEKEPVALLYYGDGDNSKKTGDIKPNTEDNAAYIENKKATGQLDFVYVVNKGNNNTTMNNVWVNNPESFRKEAFAFELVGFTPKAQGKEASGTYAIDKRTVIVQTNQELQNLYVLAETDDEKLAADNKIKSWFKIKEITSAVDATTETYGEEIAFESVDYAKGTSNKTLKDFVITLKNDLDINKRYKVFFNDGDLETPREAELELDLDREKPVIRFVSPNFSGVAEADRIIEIAWNKKFDQNKFPIIMVTDNRDGDLTQHFYVPSGEFSKLNTNIEGDYVIMVQVEDAWGNIAQEKFTFRVTRKIK is encoded by the coding sequence ATGAAAAAGTTTTTATGTGTTTTATTGATGGCGATATCATCAGTTTTACTAGTACAAACAGTTAGTGTAAGAGCCGAAGGTAAAGGTAATTTAGTTATTCATTTTCAAAAATTAGATGGTGAATACGAAGATGTCGGCTTAAATACGTGGGGAATTGGAGCTGATACTTGGGCAGAAGGTATTAAAGGACCAACAGCATTAAGTGAAAAAACAAAAACAGATGATTTTGGAATTTTCTGGGAATTGAATGATGTTCCAGTTAGAAGTGAAGGTTCAATGGGATTTCAAGCAGTTGGTTTTGATAATGTAGGTCAAGAAACCGAAGTGCAAAACTGGAGTAGAAAATATGCAAATCACGAGATTCAAAATTCTGTAGTTGTTGCTGATAAAACAGTTCATATTTATGTTTTCGAAGGAAGTAATACAAGAACAAATGAAGAAAAAGATGCAGATGGGGAATCAACATATATTGTTGCAAATCCTGATAAGCAAGGAATAGTTATTGTTTATTATGATCCAACTAATAGTTATGAAGAAAACTTAGGAGTTCATAGTGATGGTTTTGAAGCATCAAGTAATGCTGTGGGATGGAATAATCCTTTGAAGATTTTTAACAATGCAGGAAAATCAACAGTTGGAACATTCATTAAAGCTGGGATTTTATATTATGAAGATTTAGAAAAAGAGCCAGTTGCACTTTTATACTATGGAGATGGTGACAACAGTAAAAAAACAGGGGATATTAAACCAAATACAGAAGACAACGCAGCGTATATTGAAAATAAAAAAGCTACAGGTCAATTAGATTTTGTATATGTTGTAAACAAAGGAAATAATAATACAACAATGAATAATGTTTGGGTGAATAATCCTGAATCATTTAGAAAAGAAGCATTCGCATTTGAATTAGTAGGATTTACTCCTAAGGCTCAAGGTAAAGAGGCAAGTGGAACATATGCAATAGATAAAAGAACAGTAATTGTTCAAACAAATCAAGAGTTACAAAACCTATATGTATTAGCCGAAACTGATGATGAAAAACTAGCAGCAGATAATAAAATTAAAAGCTGGTTTAAAATTAAAGAAATAACATCAGCAGTAGATGCTACTACTGAAACATATGGTGAAGAAATTGCATTTGAAAGTGTTGACTATGCAAAAGGAACATCAAACAAGACATTGAAGGATTTTGTTATTACTTTAAAAAATGATTTAGATATTAATAAACGATACAAAGTTTTCTTTAATGATGGAGATTTAGAAACACCAAGAGAAGCAGAATTAGAGCTTGATTTGGATAGAGAAAAACCAGTAATTAGATTTGTTTCACCTAATTTCTCTGGTGTAGCTGAAGCAGATAGAATTATTGAAATTGCTTGGAATAAAAAGTTTGATCAAAATAAATTCCCGATTATTATGGTAACAGACAATCGTGATGGCGATTTAACACAACATTTTTATGTTCCAAGTGGTGAATTTTCAAAACTTAACACAAATATTGAAGGTGATTATGTAATTATGGTTCAAGTTGAAGATGCTTGGGGAAATATTGCACAAGAAAAATTCACATTTAGAGTAACAAGAAAGATTAAGTGA
- a CDS encoding sugar ABC transporter substrate-binding protein — protein MKKALSIFLVFVGALFLVSCKEKVGKNGEEVDFSESKAKKSVIRVWIDDEAGDYMEAVIKEFNKLYPNIIVEHQHKGSVDAREHLKTFGPSGNGADVFQFPHDHLAQAVLEDLVFPLPTATATKIKERAHELGTSIATLKYDESTGSFDPSNPNAVERLYAVPMSLESIGLYYNKKLVTGEPVTTYEELIEQAKTWNSTVVQGGTSTNAQLGNYYLGISNHWADSYFMQHIYSAFDWTPFGPSLNNPSSVGFESLSDGMTWLKEQLKPITTGNGTHDSINGATLFEEGKIPYVIGGPWNMEGFKNKKIDFGVAQLPTINGKETKPFAGAVMAAVYKYSKNKEDAIKFVEFLSSDIAMQLQFEYKSKLPALKNELLANIDGVLEDQAMMAMSKQLENAVPMPTIPQVTYYWEPAETLVKEIWNNNKPILDALKEAEASYKTKAGLGA, from the coding sequence ATGAAAAAAGCATTAAGTATATTTTTAGTATTTGTTGGAGCCCTCTTTTTAGTCTCATGTAAAGAAAAAGTAGGTAAGAATGGAGAAGAAGTTGACTTCTCAGAATCAAAAGCAAAAAAATCAGTAATTAGAGTATGGATTGATGATGAGGCTGGAGATTATATGGAAGCAGTTATTAAGGAGTTTAATAAATTATATCCAAACATAATTGTTGAACATCAACATAAAGGTTCTGTTGATGCCAGAGAGCATCTAAAGACTTTTGGACCTTCAGGAAATGGTGCCGATGTATTCCAATTTCCACATGATCATTTAGCACAAGCTGTTTTAGAAGATTTAGTTTTTCCTCTACCAACAGCAACTGCAACAAAAATTAAAGAACGTGCACATGAACTTGGAACAAGTATTGCAACTTTAAAATATGATGAATCAACAGGTTCATTTGATCCAAGTAATCCAAATGCCGTAGAAAGATTATATGCAGTTCCAATGTCGTTAGAATCAATTGGACTATACTATAATAAAAAATTAGTTACTGGTGAACCTGTAACAACTTATGAGGAATTAATAGAACAAGCAAAAACTTGGAATTCAACAGTTGTTCAAGGTGGAACATCAACTAATGCACAATTAGGAAACTATTATTTAGGAATTAGTAATCACTGGGCTGATAGTTATTTCATGCAACATATTTATTCGGCATTTGATTGGACTCCATTTGGACCAAGTTTAAATAATCCATCATCAGTTGGGTTTGAAAGTTTAAGTGATGGAATGACGTGGTTAAAAGAACAGTTAAAACCAATAACAACAGGTAACGGAACACATGATTCTATCAATGGAGCAACGTTATTTGAAGAAGGTAAAATCCCTTATGTAATTGGTGGACCATGGAATATGGAAGGGTTTAAAAATAAGAAAATTGACTTTGGCGTAGCACAACTTCCAACAATTAATGGTAAAGAAACAAAACCATTTGCTGGAGCAGTTATGGCTGCCGTGTATAAATATTCTAAGAATAAAGAAGATGCAATTAAATTTGTTGAATTCTTAAGTTCAGATATTGCAATGCAACTTCAATTTGAATATAAATCAAAATTACCAGCCTTAAAAAATGAATTGCTTGCAAATATTGACGGTGTTTTAGAAGATCAAGCAATGATGGCAATGTCTAAGCAATTAGAAAATGCCGTTCCAATGCCAACAATTCCTCAAGTAACTTATTATTGGGAACCAGCAGAAACATTAGTAAAAGAAATTTGGAATAATAATAAACCAATTTTAGATGCATTAAAAGAAGCAGAAGCTTCATATAAAACAAAAGCTGGACTAGGTGCATAA